The Streptomyces sp. TG1A-8 nucleotide sequence ATGTCGTGCACGAGTGTGCCCACCACCGCCCCCGTGCGCTCACGCAGTCGTGCCGCGGCAGCCTCCAGGGTTTCGGCACTGCGTCCGGCGAGGACTACCCCGTGGCCCGCCGAGGCAAGCTGGTCGGCCGTCGCGTACCCGATGCCGCTCGCACCACCACCGACGAGTGCGATCCGACTGGAACTGGAAATGGTGACCTCCTCGGCTGTCGTATGGGGATTACTCTGGCTCCCATGACTTCGCAGAACCAAGAATGAGTCCCACAGAGCGGGACACCGCTTCTGGCAGCATGGGCGGCCTTGACCGGGCAGCGGCGATCCTGGGCGCCTTCAACACCACGCACCGAGAACTGACCCTGGCCGCTCTCGTACAGCGGTCCGGGCTGCCGCGCTCGACCACGCACCGTACGGCCGACAAGATGATCAGACTGGGATGGCTGGACAAACCCGGCGAGCGCTACCGCATCGGCAACCGGCTGTTCGAGATTTCCAGCCTCGCCCCGATCCGGCACGAGCTGCGAGAAGCGGTGCTGCCGTTCCTTCAGGACCTCCACCATGCCGCCCACACCACCGTGCAACTCGGGGTCCTCGACGGCACTCAGATCCTGGTCGTCGAAAGAATCAGCGGGCACCTGCCGATGCCGATGCTGTCGCAGACCGGCGGTACCATCCCCGCCTACTGTTCAGCGCTCGGTCGCGCGATCCTCGCCTACTCCGACGCCGCGACGGTCGAGGCGGTGCTCGCTGCCGGCCTGCCGCCGCGCACGCCCCGTACTCTCACCAGCGCCGTAGCCGTCCTGCGGGAGCTAACCGCGATCCCCGACCGGGGCTGGGCGGTCGACCGTGAAGAGGGCAACATAGGGATCAGCTGCGTGGCCGCCCCGATCTTTGACCCGCTGGGAAAGTGTGTGGCAGCGCTGTCGGTCACCGGTCCCAGCAAGTCGGTGCGCGCCGACCGCATCGGCCCGGCTGTCCGCCTCGCCGCCGCGGCGGCATCCCGGGCCTACTCGACACGCCGCTGAAACACATGTCCCGCTGAGCGGGATCAACGATTGCCCGATGTTCAGCTTGGACTTCACACTGAGCCGACCAGGAGTGAGGAGACGATGATGACTCTCGGCGGCGGATACATGCTCCCTTCGAGGGAGGGGCCCCAGATCGGCGCTATCGGCCTTGGCATCACGAAGAAGACCGACGGCAAGTCCACTCGGGATGCGTACTCCTTGTTCGAGTATGCGATCCCGCCAGAGACCGACGGTCCGCCTCCACACGTGCATACGCGTGAGGACGAGTCGTTCATCTGTCTCTCCGGGCGGCTCGACGTCCACCTCGGCGGCAAGGACTTCGTACTGGAACACGGCGACTACCTGTTCCTGCCGCGCGACGTCGTACATGCGTTCCGTAACCCCTACAAACAAGAATCGCGCGTGATCTCCGTCGTCTCCCCGGCTGGGCTGGAGCGGTACTACCAGGCACTGGCCGACATGCCACCGGGCCCGAAGGACATCACCGTAATGAAAAAAATCATGGCCGACTTCGGCATCGAGCTGCAACTGCCTCCCGAGGTGCGGTGACGATGAGGATCGCCATTATCGGGGCAGGCGTGGCGGGCCTGTGCACCGCGAAAGTGCTGCTGCAGGCGGGACACGAGGTCACCGTGTTCGACAGAACACCGGACGTGGGCGGGGTGTGGAGCCGCACCCGGCGCTATCCCGGGCTGACCACCCAGAGCCCCATGGCTCAGTACTCCCTGTCGGATTTCCCCATGCCCAAGGATTTCTCGGAGTGGCCGACCGGCGCGCAGGTCCAGTCCTATCTGGAAGCCTACGCGGCGAAATTCGGCGTGGACAAAACCCTGCGGTTGAACACAGAGGTGACCGCGGCCCACGCCACGGACTCCGGACACTGGACCGTCACGACCCAGGACGGCGCCGAGATGTTCGACCGCCTGGTCGTCGCCAACGGCGTGTTCTGCGAACCGGCCATCCCCCATTATCCCGGGCTCGATGAGTTCACCGCTGCCGGCGGCCGGCTCTACGCGGGGTCCGACTTCCACGATGTCGAGGACGCCCGCGGCAAACACGTGCTGGTCGTGGGTTACGGCAAGTCCGCGTGCGACGTCGCCGTGGCGATCAGCCGTGTCGCGGCGAGCACCGATGTCATCGCCCGGCAGATGCTGTGGAAGTTGCCGCGCAAGATCGGCGGCATCCTCAACTTCAAAATGCTCATGCTGACCCGGCTCGGCGAAGCCCTGTTCCCCTACCGCCGCTTGCGGGGATTCGAGAAGTTCCTGCACGGCGCGGGAAACCGTCTCCGGCGCGCGATGCTCAACTCGGTCGGCTCGGTTTCGGTGCGGCAGTTCGGCCTGCGCAAGCACGGGCTGGTGCCTGCCGGGCACATGGAGGACATCGTCCGTGGCGCGATCGGCCTGGCGACGGAAGGGTTCTTCGAAGGCGTCACCGACGGCACCATCGCAGTCCGTCGCGACCGTACCATTGTCCGGCTGTCCACCGGCCAGGCCGAACTCAACGACGGTACGAAACTGCCGGCCGACCTGATCGTCTGTGCGACCGGCTTCCGCCAAGGCGTGCCGTTTCTGACCGAGGATGTGCAGCGGCGACTGCTCGACGAGCGCGGGAACTTCCTGCTGTACCGCCAGATCCTGCCCGTCGACATCCCCGGCCTGTACTTCAACGGGTACAACTCGTCGTTTTTCAGCCCACTCAACGCCGAGATGGCCGCTCTGTGGATCGCCGCCGACCTCGCAGGCACGGTGAACCTGCCGTCCGCCCCGGAAATGCGCCGGGCGATCACCGAGCAAGTAGCGTTCATGGACACCGTGACCGACGGGCACCACTGCCACAACACGAAGATCATCCCGTTCTCCATCCACAACGTCGACGAGGTGCTGAGCGACCTCGGCCTCAACATCAAACCCCGGATCCGCGCAGCACACTGGCTCGCCCCCGTCGACCCGGCCGCCTATAGGCATGTGACTCCAGCCCTTCTCGAACGACTGAGAAGCGCGAAGTCGCTGCCCTCCCCAGCAGAGCCCATACCGCTCTTTTCCGAAGTGGAGCAATCGGACGCAGGATGAAGGCCGACCAGAGTTTCGGCGCGTTACCTGCATAGAGCCGCATGTCGAGGTGACATGCGGCTCTATGCTGCGGTGCAAGGCAGGCTCCACCGACTGCGTATGCCCGAAACCCCACCAGCCGAGGCGGGCCGCTCCGGCTTATTGATGCGAAACGGTTTGGGTTCTGGGTCGTTGGTGGTGTGTGAACGATCTGGTGGGGGACGCGCGGCATCTGTCGCCGTCGGCGCAGGAGGCCCTGCGGTTGCGGGCGGTGGCCGCGTTGGTGGCGGGGCGGGGAC carries:
- a CDS encoding IclR family transcriptional regulator, which gives rise to MGGLDRAAAILGAFNTTHRELTLAALVQRSGLPRSTTHRTADKMIRLGWLDKPGERYRIGNRLFEISSLAPIRHELREAVLPFLQDLHHAAHTTVQLGVLDGTQILVVERISGHLPMPMLSQTGGTIPAYCSALGRAILAYSDAATVEAVLAAGLPPRTPRTLTSAVAVLRELTAIPDRGWAVDREEGNIGISCVAAPIFDPLGKCVAALSVTGPSKSVRADRIGPAVRLAAAAASRAYSTRR
- a CDS encoding cupin domain-containing protein — encoded protein: MMTLGGGYMLPSREGPQIGAIGLGITKKTDGKSTRDAYSLFEYAIPPETDGPPPHVHTREDESFICLSGRLDVHLGGKDFVLEHGDYLFLPRDVVHAFRNPYKQESRVISVVSPAGLERYYQALADMPPGPKDITVMKKIMADFGIELQLPPEVR
- a CDS encoding NAD(P)/FAD-dependent oxidoreductase → MRIAIIGAGVAGLCTAKVLLQAGHEVTVFDRTPDVGGVWSRTRRYPGLTTQSPMAQYSLSDFPMPKDFSEWPTGAQVQSYLEAYAAKFGVDKTLRLNTEVTAAHATDSGHWTVTTQDGAEMFDRLVVANGVFCEPAIPHYPGLDEFTAAGGRLYAGSDFHDVEDARGKHVLVVGYGKSACDVAVAISRVAASTDVIARQMLWKLPRKIGGILNFKMLMLTRLGEALFPYRRLRGFEKFLHGAGNRLRRAMLNSVGSVSVRQFGLRKHGLVPAGHMEDIVRGAIGLATEGFFEGVTDGTIAVRRDRTIVRLSTGQAELNDGTKLPADLIVCATGFRQGVPFLTEDVQRRLLDERGNFLLYRQILPVDIPGLYFNGYNSSFFSPLNAEMAALWIAADLAGTVNLPSAPEMRRAITEQVAFMDTVTDGHHCHNTKIIPFSIHNVDEVLSDLGLNIKPRIRAAHWLAPVDPAAYRHVTPALLERLRSAKSLPSPAEPIPLFSEVEQSDAG